The genomic segment AGTGGGGTTAATGCGTCCAACCAATGCTCATTGCTAAGAGCATACTCCATGGACCCGACCGGCATAGTATCTTCAATTCTAACGGTCAGAATCGATTTACCTTTGCTTACTGCTCGTTCAATTTCGCGCTTAACGTGTTTCGATTTTTGTGCACTTGATGAGAAGATTAGTACAACAATCTTAGCATTTCTAATAGCATCGACTATCATTTCACCATATTCTTGACCTGGTAACAAGTCACGTGGTGCTATCCAGCAACGTATTTTTTTCTCTTCAAGAATTGAACAGGTTGCATTTGCTGTTAACTTATCATCGGAAGAGTAACTGATAAATACATCGTGAGGCATCAACGATCTCCTATGTTCAGATTTTGACCGAGAATTGTATCTCGAAATCGATATAACAACCGTTCTTCGTAAACTCCCGCAAGGCTGGAAAGACCATATTTCCAAGCAGTTTTCGTTCGTCTTCCCGATCGAGAAACGTCGATGAGACAAACACACGGATCGTACGTTGTGCTAATTGCGGGTTCTTCGGGTTTTCCGATTTCTTGGTTTCCATGTTCCTGCTTGTCGTGATCGATGGTGTATTCTTCGTTATCTGTGAGCTTTACCAAGTGATAACCATGTGCCGTGAGCACTGGGATGATGCTGATGGTGCGGACGGGTGCTGTACGAGATCGTAGTCGACAAACAGATCACCGGTAACGAGAATGGATTTCTCACAATTATCTGTTGAAGCAAAATGATTTTGTTGTACCATTTCTGGTCGCATAATCACTCCCACAAATTTACTCGATGGAGTAATAATCTATAACCTAGATTTGATATCACTCAGAAACTTTTCAAGTTGCTTCTGCACTCCAGTATACCCATACCGAGTTGAAATCGCATAAGCCTCTTCCACCAAAGGCAACGCTTCTGAGTACTTAGAATACTCATTGGTTAACAGTATTGCTTGTTGGCTAATACTAATAACAATACCACCTGGATCACCCAATTCTCGGCAAAGTCTTTCTTTCTCCTTAAAGAGAGTCAGCGCTCTATCGAAGTCACCAAGTTTACGAAAAATCATTGCCTGATTACCAAGACTTGCTTGCAGACCCGCTTTGCTCCCTAACTCCCTGCAAAGCCGTTCTTGTTCTTTCATCAGAGACATTGCACTGTTTAAATCGCCTTGTTCCATTAATATCGAAGCCTGAAAACCAAAACTTGCCTGCAAACCATCTTTAGACTCGATTTCCCGACAAAGCCGTTCTGCCTCTTTATGAAGTTCCATGGCACCAACCAAATCACCTTGCAGTTTTAAAATCAACGCCTGATTGCAGAGACACCCTTGTAAAATGGATTTGTTTCCCAATTCCCGACATATTCGTTCTTCTTCTTTGTGCAATGCCATGGCACCTACCAAATCACCTTGTCGCTTCAAAATCAAAGCCTGATTTCCATAACATGCCGACAAGCCCGCTTTAGCCCCCAATTCCCGGCAAAGCCGTTCTTGTTCTTTCATCAGAAACATAGCACTGGTTAAATCATCTTGGCTCAGTAAAATCGTTGCCTGATTGCCAAGACTAAGTTGCAAGCTCGCCTTATTTCCTAATTCCCGGCAAAGCCGTTCGTTTTCTTTATGGAGTGCCATGGCTCCGGCTAAATCGCCCCTATCAGACAAAATGTTTGCCTGATTGTTGAAACATGCCGACAAGCCCTCTTTATCCCCCAATTCCCGACTAATTCG from the bacterium genome contains:
- a CDS encoding toll/interleukin-1 receptor domain-containing protein, which encodes MPHDVFISYSSDDKLTANATCSILEEKKIRCWIAPRDLLPGQEYGEMIVDAIRNAKIVVLIFSSSAQKSKHVKREIERAVSKGKSILTVRIEDTMPVGSMEYALSNEHWLDALTPL
- a CDS encoding DUF4062 domain-containing protein, translating into METKKSENPKNPQLAQRTIRVFVSSTFLDREDERKLLGNMVFPALREFTKNGCYIDFEIQFSVKI